The Onychomys torridus chromosome 4, mOncTor1.1, whole genome shotgun sequence DNA window TCCTGGGGACCTCAAATGTAAGCCAAGGTATCGCTTTAGGTAATCAGCTGAATACTGCCGGCACAGCCCATCCTGGGGACCCTGGGCCCCTGGATTAAGTGCAGCGGGCTGGCCCTATCAGGCGGTATTCTCGGCGTTGCTCTATTATTTGGGGTTTTGGGAAGGGGCCCAAGTTTTGCTACTGGAAGCCAGAAAGTTACGCCACAATTGTACAATCCTGTTTTTCCTTTCCCGGGAACCTGGTGCAGCCTTTCCTGCACCAGGAGGCAAAAGTTAATCATTTCTAAAGGGGCGCATTTTCGATTTTCCTTCCCCTCCTACAGCAACAAGTGCCCCTCAAACGGCTCAGTTCCATTCTGGTGAGAAGGAACTCTGACTTGCCAACTGTCCTCCCAGGCCCAGGGATAAAGTGCAGAGACTGTCCTATCTGAAAGTAACAGTATACTATAGGGacgggaaacacacacacacacacacacacacacacacacacacacacacacacggttagtGAAAGATTCTGAAGCGCTCTAAAGCTTTTCCAGGACAAAGCCCCGGTGCTTCCCCACCTCTCACAAAGCAGTTATGACTGCACAACCAAGTATCCAGACTTCTTTTCACCTGGTCCACACACTTCAAAAGTGAGGAACCTTAGAGACaagtagagaaaaataaacacccGGCTGGGCCGGGAGAGGGGTTCCACCCCACTTTGGCGAAATTCTCCTCAGCTTTCATCTCTGTCTcagcccccctcccttttttgGTAGTCTATAGGACCCTGGGAATGTGGGTGTGTACCATTCTGGGGACCTCGAGCTACAGTCACTTGACATACTTCAGACTATGGGAGCAAGACTAGGGTGTACATCTTAAAGATACTGGAATTGCAAGGACATAGTAAGGTGTGACAGGACCAAAGCGGCTCAGAGCTCCACCAAGGGAGAGAAAATGGCTAGCCAGGCGGTCCATAATTTGCAAAGGCTAGCTGGTCATCCATGACAGAATTCTCTGGTTTGGTATCCTGCAAGCACTAACTCTGGATCAGTAATAATCAGAGTAAAATTACAAGTTCTCTCTAACGACTATAAATAGCAAGTTTTCCTTGTGCAAGTTTTCTCACACAAGTGATGCTCACAGATTTGATTTCCAaatctccctttttttcttttttaaatccctCCTGGGAGCAGCTTTAGAACCCTAAAGGTGTGCTGCTTTCTGAAACATGCTGTGAATGCCTGTTGCCTTGAGAGGGGCCAATGGTGGGGTCCAtcaccttggggaggaaagtcCAGGCACAAAGACCTTCGGGTGGATGTGAATATTCTTAATACCCCACACCTCCCTGTGAAAAGAATAAGGTTTCCTTACTCTCCTCTCAGTCCCCAAGAATTAAACTTCCCTTTCAGGAGATGGGAAACAACATCATCTACCTTCTTGCCTGCACAGGACAGAACCTCTCGCCAAGACAAAGGTAGTAAATTGTGGAATATAAACTGATGTTAGAGGCTTCACACTGAATAACCAGTAAGATGCCCATTTGAAGATAACTGAAGGGATACTCCAGTGTATATTTTATTCTGGATAGGCACCAGatcatcaaaataattttattcgtACTGAGTATGCTTGTATTCATACGAATATGAACTCATATTGTCTCCACAAGGGCAATTTTGTATCAAAAAGTTACCTAAACATTAATTCTGCTATTATAAATTGAACAAAAGTTAAGGACAGTAACTCCCTGTGGAGTAGCTTTCTTTGAAGACATTAATTGCTTAAGAAATTGTTGAAAGTAAATGGCACTGTATTTTATAACTTTGTTGTGACTTTTCAAAGACCATTTAGaaagcaatctctgaagtctgaCTTTCTGCCCACGAGAAGAGTGTAAATTCATACTCCAAAGGAGTGTATAATTCTCATGCTTCAAAAACAAGTGCttaatgaacaatttttttttttacaattcttGAACACAAATGCTTGCATGCTAGCCTGATAAATCATTCATAGAGATGGGTGTGAATAATTCCTAAGAATCAATTTCTTAAAAGGAACTTTGTGGGTCAGGACATTAACTTACTAATTTAATAACCAACATAGTTACCTCGGTTGTAGGTTttgaaaatggaatattttattgTAGGAAGCAGATACTGTAGTCACAGGTACATGACTGCCAGTGAGATGCTCTGTGTTTCTAAAAAGGAGTTGTCTGATGAGGAAAACCAATCAGAAATAAACCTAAATGCAGATCCCTGTCCAAGATGACTACAGGACTATAGAGGTGGTGCACCTGCCATCACCTTTGGATCCTATCCACACTGCATCACCTGTTTCTGGAAGCACCCTCAGGACTAGTGGCCCTTTTGAAAATGGACTACTTCCCTCTGAAATCAGAGAACTCTTTAtttccctgtcttccttctccttggGATGAACTGAGGAGAAATCACTTAAATTCAGCCTGCTCAGTTAAGCACTTTACATTATGTGGTAAATTTTATTCAAGATCCATATCAATAGTCCTAAGTTTCAATGGGAGAAATGGAGGGCTTGGGAGTTCATAGTCTCAGCTTTCATAATTCTTCCTTGGATTTTCCTGCAAATGAACAAGTAGTATTATCCTATTATTTAAACTAAATTACAGTAAATTATATGGCTTTGGTCAGTTTTCTGCACTTGAATTTCTGAATAATTTGGCAAATGAGCATTATCTTACTATCCTAGGATATGAGTGAtctaaaaactacaaaaaaatgaaaataaaagttattttcttcCTCCAGTTCCCTACTGTGGATGGTACGCTAGTCCTCCCTTCCTTTTGGAGCCCAGATCCTGTCACTATGCCTCACCAAACTTCCTGGAAATAGCTTTTTGACTGGGAGCCACCATGCTCTGCCTGGCCATGGCCACCAACCCCCACTGCCTTGGTAGGGGTGAGACAGATAAGGCAAAGTTTCTTTCCTAATCCCAGAATGCCTGCCTGACCCATGCTGTCCTGAAGTTCCTGTGCACAACTCCCTTCTCTGCTGGAGCTGGGACCCCTGATCTGAGCAGTGAAGTTCAAATTTTCTGATGATCAAAACCTAAATATAGGCAGATTTAAGATCAGGTGAATTACTTCCCAAGTTTTGTTAAAAAACAACCACTCCGTAGACAATGTGAATTAATGCATGCTGGTCCCACGGGTTGGGTCGCTTGGTTGTCTTTTTAGGGGGCAAATTTTGAGGGGAGGAGGATGAGGTTCTAAGTGTCCTGGGAAAGAAAGAACCTGAACTTCCGAAGGCCAAAGCTGAAATACTTTCCATTTCCCCCCACAgaatcctggggggggggggggggagggatctAAGAAGAGGCCAGGGCCAAGGTTAAAAGAGAATCAGAAAGAAACAGATGGGCAGGGACCAGAGTCCAGGAGCGGAAGTCAGGAGTGCCACCTTTCTACAGGTACGCTGTAGAAAGCAACATTTTACGGGCTACACAAACCAGGCCAGGGAGGTGCGTTTTAAACCTTTCTTGGGATGGAGAACCTGAGGTTAGAGAGGAGCTATAATTTGACCAAAGTCAGCAAGAACTCCGGTCACACCCAaagctctcttccttctccctcaatATGGTTAAAGGGGGCGGTTTTAGGGAGTCTTTCAGTCTCCCGGTGTCTTAGGTACACCTGCGAGAGATGAATCCGCCACATGAAGCTGCATGGTAAAAGTATAATTCAGGTTTATTTCTAGTATTCTTGTGTCTCCGTcgttcctctcctcctcttcctcatttgtCTCCCTcgttccccctcctctctcttctcccaggttcctcttcccacttcctaATCCCTCCAATATCCAGACACCTCCCAGATGGTGCCCCTCACCTTCTCGGCTGGTGTGTTTGAAGGTCATCGCTGCTGCAAGCTCTCCGCCGTGCACTGCCACACCAGCTCCGTGGGGCGCCAGCGGGGGTGCCTGGGCAGGTGGCCAGGGTGGGCCCGGGGAAAGGTAGCCGGCTGCTGGAGCGCTGTACACACCGTGCTGGTTGGAAGCCGGGTAGGCGCAGGCGGGAAGGAAGCCACCCACTGCGGAAAGGCTGGAGGCCGACTGCAGATGGAGACAGATTGTTTAAAAAACCCGCCGACTTCTCCAGCACAGGCCAAGTTGACGTGGACTCTACTGTCCAGTCGCTTGTCTCTATTCTGGAACTCCCTAGCAAACCGATTTCTAAAAAATCTACTCCAGTGATATCAATGCTAGTCCTGGGAGCCACCTTCGGGGTTAAGAGAAAAGGGGgctttcagactttttttttaaaatcacaaggCAAGCCTTCCCCCAAAGCCAGGCTGCTGCAAATTTGAAGACAGCAAAGGGCCGCTGAAGACGCTCTTTGCCCGGACTTCTTAATGCCTCCCTCCCCTCAATCCTTCCTCTGCCGCCCTCCCCCGCGGTCATCTACTGTCCCATATTCCGGGTACCTGAGTGTACTTAATGTCTGCCTCCAAGGCAGGTTTCTCGAGCCCATTCACTGCTGGTGAAGCGGGGAACGCGGCGCGGTTCACACCCGCCCAGTCTTCCATCTTGGGGGAGTAGGCAGCGCCTTCGCCCCCGGCCAGGGCCCCTGCAGGAACGCAAATGGAGTGGAAGCTTGTGCACTCATGAAGACCTCCTGCCCAGACAGTTGCAAACTATAATCCATGGGTGCTGCCAGACAATCCCCTCCCACACCGGGAGGCTGCCACAAACTCCCATGACCTTTCTTTGGAGGTAGAGGGGTGGCAGGACCCAGCATTTCAGCTTTCATTCAGACGGAGCCGGGAGGAGGGGGCCTGCCCTTCATTTTCCCCACCCTTGGCCCGCTTCCTACGAAAAGACGTCAGCACTAGCCAGGCTCAACCGGAGGCAGTTTCTCCACTGCTCAGAAGTGACAACCAGAAAGATTCAAATTCAATGCAACTTCACGAAAATTGTGTAAGCCTCTGGATGTCTTAATTATCATCTAAAGAGTCCATTTTGGCCCGGGACTGCCTCTAGGGACATTCTTGGTCTCCTATAGGGACATTCTTGGTCTCCTAAATGAGGCAACAACTCTGAGACCTACAGGGGCATATCTCAAGCACAGAGCCGTTCCCAGTTCAGGCGTATGTCCACAGCCTAGGGAAGAAGGCTCCAGATGTGGTCGCAGGCATGGAAGTCCCCTCCCAACCACCTGCTCTCTGCTGCTCCGTGGGAAGTTTTGGTCGGTGCTATTCTTACACGGATCCACCCAGAAGAGCAGTGTGCTAGGCCTGGGAAACCAGGGCcaagccttcctctttcctcagctTGTGTCTCCTCGACTGCTTAACGTCATTCTGAGTCTGCTAGCCTAAGGAAGGAAACACTGGCTGCTTGGGAAAGGGTACCAGTGCTTCCAGAAAACATCCGCTTATGTCGTCCTGGGCAGGGTACCAAAGCTGCCTGAAATTTCGGGCTCTTTCCATCCAACAGAAATTACCAACATTGGACTGAATTTCAATGATAATCAAAGCACAAGTTCTGCTGACTGTCCCTGAAGAGAATGGGGCACCATTACCTCTATTCTAACCGCAGGACTTGCAAGGCCTCTGAACCTGACAGACATCTGGGccacacttaaaagaaaaactgaccACAGGGGCTCTTTCTCTTTTACTCAAAAAAGCTTCTGGGCCTGCATAAGCTCCTGAAGGAACCTGGAAGCGAGAGGAAAGGGTCGTGCAGAGTGTCCAGAGCGGTTTGTTTGGCTTAGATTTGGCGATAGGCATTTGCATTCTTTTTTGCAAGAATGAATAAGTGCAATTTCAGGCCTCCGATTTTGTGGTCTGCGTCTGCTCCTCTATTTGggaaatattttccatatttgtCATAAAAAGTTCAAGATGTCCGAAGACTCCCACAGAAGGTTCTGGACCCCCAGCTTCCACGACCAGTCCTGAACTAGTCTCTGAGCCAAAATCAGTCCTAGCAGTAGGGCATGCAACCACCTCGCTCGTCTTCCTGTCCCCAATTCTGCCCGTTTGTAGAGAACTACAGAAGACACCACGACTGACCTGTTTGCTCCATAAACGTCCGGATGCCCAGGATGTTGCTGACTGAATGTGCTGAGGGCCATGAACGCGGGATGCTGACGTGGCCCGCCGAGCCGGGGACCCCGGGATGGCTGCCCATCTTGGTTCCCGTGGGCGACACTGGGCTGGGGTAGGGGTACTGGTAGATGTGATTGTAGGGCAGCGCAGGCTGTGGCGGCGGCTGCTTACTTGCTTCATAGGGCCCTGGCTGCGCCAGGCTGCCAATCTTGTTTCGCAGGATGCGACTAATGGAGCTCACAGAGGGCACGTTGTACTTGTCACAGACGCCATCAGCCAGAAGCCGGTCACGAATCTCCCAGGCAAAGATGCCAGGGTCTCCCTGCTTGTAGTCCCGGATGTGCTTCACTACATTGGGGGTGGTGACTCGGGGTTTACTGCCCCCAATGGCCCCGGGCAGGATGGAGCCGGTCTCGTTATAGCGTGCCAGGATCTTGCTCACACAGCCATGTGAAACCCGCAATTGCCTACTGATGTCACAGGGTCGGATACCCAGCTGTGCTAGCTCCACGATGCGCAGGCGGATGGCATTGGGCAGGGGACGGCCGTTGACGAACACACCACCGAGCTGGTTCACTTCGCCATACGTCTGCTCTGCGGACGCGCCGGATAGGAGTGAGCAGGCAGAGGGGACAACACCGGCAGGTTAGCCAAGGGTGTCCTCGAGGGCCAATGCACTGCACCCTAGCGCGACTCTAAGGTAACCTGTACGTCCACCCCCACCCTCGACAGCTCAGATCctgagggaagagaggggtaCATGCTGGCAAGAATCAGGACAAGAGGCAGGCCAGGTGCACTTCAGTCCTCCCTGCCTTCTCGCGACTTTGGTCGCGTCCTCACCTCCTTCCTGAACTTAAGAGACTGTCCCCTCGAGGACTTGGAGACATCAGGTCCTAACGCGACTCCTGAGGGTGCAGAGCCGTTTTGCCCAGGGAAAGGGGATcatgggggaaggaagggaggcagagagtcTCGACCCAGCTCCGCGCCCTCCCGCGCCCAGCCTTAGGCTCGCCCCTTACCCATCGCGCGCCGGCCGGCTAGCTGCCTGGCGCCGGAGCGGCGGGGGCTGGGCCCGGCGCAGTCCGGGAGAGCTCGGGCGCCGCCACCGCCGGAGAGGCATAGAGGGAGGGCGCGCGCGAGCCGAGGGCCGCGGCGGCTGGAGACGCGCAGTGAGCCGCTGCCCAGCGCGCCGCCCGCCCCAGGGCCCaccgccgcagccgccgccgcccgcTCCCAGGACACTCTCCAGGCCCGCGACCCCAGGCCCAAGGTGAACTTCATCC harbors:
- the Pax1 gene encoding paired box protein Pax-1, with translation MKFTLGLGSRAWRVSWERAAAAAAVGPGAGGALGSGSLRVSSRRGPRLARALPLCLSGGGGARALPDCAGPSPRRSGARQLAGRRAMEQTYGEVNQLGGVFVNGRPLPNAIRLRIVELAQLGIRPCDISRQLRVSHGCVSKILARYNETGSILPGAIGGSKPRVTTPNVVKHIRDYKQGDPGIFAWEIRDRLLADGVCDKYNVPSVSSISRILRNKIGSLAQPGPYEASKQPPPQPALPYNHIYQYPYPSPVSPTGTKMGSHPGVPGSAGHVSIPRSWPSAHSVSNILGIRTFMEQTGALAGGEGAAYSPKMEDWAGVNRAAFPASPAVNGLEKPALEADIKYTQSASSLSAVGGFLPACAYPASNQHGVYSAPAAGYLSPGPPWPPAQAPPLAPHGAGVAVHGGELAAAMTFKHTSREGADRKPPSPGGKASDALGSLHGLPIPASTS